One genomic segment of Colias croceus chromosome 16, ilColCroc2.1 includes these proteins:
- the LOC123698513 gene encoding uncharacterized protein LOC123698513 — protein sequence MSSNKPAKKTVKYARESLQQALKEIRDGQISIREAARKYTIPRCTIQDRLSGRRTDEIKKQGPEPVLGKQGEEKVVKWLINIAKCGFPVKKQELLDTVQKILKDLKMPNPFKDDRPGQTWYLNFLKRHPEISVRSAEGINKARARVTEESIRLWFRELEIFLQQEGHSDILEDPNRMFNGDESGFSLCPKSGKVLGPKGYRNLYQIKAGNEKDNLTVLVTFNASGEICPPLIVFPYIRPPKSVTDSMPKDWTLGRSESGWMNGDVFFEYIVNDFNKWITEKNIKKPVLLLVDGHKSHMSLALSSVCEELGIILYALPPNTTHMLQPADVSVFAPLKAQWKSHVRKFLAKPENLNNAVTKTNFCLLFKDIIENPQMKTNIINGFRRCGLHPYDPNAVDYTKCVQNTLEQFSRPADLRENSGITNEDLIATRKVIRHLRPVLKQKKIDTKFILTAIKKLRSREPREPQYITGSEDNTNSTLDASSVPGLLSNDSAHTSATANASNVPPPHFLNSNSPHVSDVTSANFAGHASFHTHDPALLTLLIPAEDPDRTSDSVLDHGLLNSVTPQVSQVISGNVTGLASSHIHDPVQLSLVTPAEVPDRTFDSVPDHGLSNLVSSNFSGLELGTVVSLDDITIIPFQTSTPKNRVQSPKSLIPEEIHSSSKSVPNNDPPCTKQLRQIQVTDGPISLETGREQVTHSILEEQPRTDDHNTKLLTLSQAPTPTPKDNFPLSTITNSVNKVFEQHLFIPQPLEKSKKNISKDRIPSAISGKKWREYHLLKEKIKQEKIEAKEKAKVARKRKQEEAKRRKETKKAKINKKETPLKTKNLASNQNVKQHCGQCANILNSDTEDDEDKNVGCDFCTKWFHLKCTDFIGLTYEDVKNKPFKCNTCIIDNV from the coding sequence ATGTCTTCCAATAAACCCGCCAAAAAAACTGTGAAGTATGCTCGAGAATCCCTTCAGCAGGCCTTAAAAGAAATAAGAGATGGGCAAATTTCAATCCGGGAAGCAGCTCGGAAATACACTATTCCGAGATGTACGATCCAAGACAGATTAAGTGGTAGGAGGACagacgaaataaaaaaacaggGCCCTGAGCCAGTGCTGGGGAAACAAGGGGAAGAAAAAGTCGTAAAGTGGCTAATAAATATAGCGAAGTGTGGGTTCCCAGTCAAAAAGCAGGAACTACTGGATACtgtgcaaaaaatattaaaagatttgAAAATGCCGAACCCTTTTAAAGATGATCGTCCTGGTCAGACATGGTATTTGAACTTTCTAAAACGACACCCAGAAATTTCTGTTCGATCAGCAGAAGGCATCAACAAAGCTCGGGCAAGGGTAACCGAAGAATCAATACGACTGTGGTTCCGCGAACTTGAGATATTTCTTCAGCAGGAGGGACACTCGGACATACTTGAAGATCCCAACAGAATGTTTAATGGAGACGAAAGTGGATTTTCACTTTGTCCAAAATCAGGGAAAGTTCTTGGGCCGAAAGGTTATCGGAATCTGTACCAAATTAAAGCAGGAAACGAAAAAGATAATCTGACAGTGCTAGTGACATTTAACGCTAGTGGTGAGATATGCCCTCCGTTGATAGTTTTTCCATACATTAGACCACCAAAAAGTGTAACAGACAGCATGCCAAAAGACTGGACCCTCGGCAGAAGTGAATCTGGTTGGATGAATGGAGATGTATTCTTCGAATATATAGTTAATGATTTTAACAAATGGATCACCGAAAAGAACATTAAGAAACCAGTTTTACTGCTAGTCGATGGACATAAGTCGCATATGTCGTTAGCGTTAAGCTCTGTCTGTGAAGAACttggaattattttatatgcacTTCCCCCGAACACCACGCACATGCTGCAACCCGCCGATGTCAGCGTGTTTGCTCCATTAAAAGCTCAGTGGAAAAGCCACGTCAGAAAATTTCTTGCTAAGCCTGAAAATTTAAACAACGCTgttacaaaaacaaatttctGTCTGCTTTTTAAAGACATAATCGAAAATCCGCAAATGAAAACCAATATCATCAATGGATTTCGACGATGTGGTCTTCACCCATACGATCCGAACGCGGTCGACTATACAAAATGTGTCCAGAACACATTGGAACAATTTAGTAGACCGGCTGATTTGCGTGAGAACTCGGGAATAACCAATGAAGACCTCATCGCTACCCGCAAAGTGATTCGACATTTGAGACCggtcctaaaacaaaaaaagattgacacaaaatttatcCTAACAGCAATCAAAAAGTTAAGAAGCAGAGAACCCAGAGAACCTCAATATATTACCGGATCTGAAGACAACACAAACTCGACACTCGACGCTTCGAGCGTTCCCGGCCTTTTATCAAATGATTCGGCTCATACATCTGCAACTGCGAATGCTTCCAATGTTCCCCCGCCGCATTTTTTGAATTCTAACTCTCCGCATGTTTCCGATGTTACCTCAGCAAATTTTGCCGGCCACGCTTCATTCCATACTCATGATCCTGCCTTGTTGACTCTTTTAATTCCTGCAGAAGATCCCGATCGTACTTCTGATAGTGTTTTGGACCATGGCTTGTTGAATTCGGTTACGCCGCAGGTTTCCCAAGTTATCTCAGGAAATGTTACTGGTCTTGCTTCATCGCATATTCACGATCCTGTCCAACTATCTCTTGTAACTCCTGCTGAAGTTCCGGATCGCACTTTTGACAGTGTTCCGGATCATGGCTTGTCAAATTTAGTTTCATCTAATTTTAGTGGTCTAGAGCTGGGAACAGTGGTTTCACTGGACGATATTACGATCATACCGTTTCAAACTAGTACCCCCAAGAACCGAGTCCAAAGCCCGAAATCTCTGATTCCTGAAGAAATCCATTCATCTTCAAAATCGGTTCCAAATAATGACCCTCCATGCACAAAACAGCTTCGCCAAATCCAGGTCACAGATGGACCTATAAGTTTAGAAACAGGCCGCGAACAAGTTACACATAGCATCCTGGAAGAGCAACCGAGAACAGACGATCATAACACCAAATTACTAACCTTATCTCAAGCGCCAACGCCAACCCCAAAAGATAACTTCCCATTATCTACCATTACAAACTCTGTAAACAAAGTATTTGAGCAACATCTTTTTATACCGCAACCTCTAGAAAAGTCGAAAAAAAACATATCCAAAGATCGTATTCCCTCGGCAATATCTGGGAAGAAATGGCGAGAGTACCATCTTTTAAAGGAAAAGATAAAACAAGAGAAGATTGAGgcgaaagaaaaagctaaagtAGCTAGAAAGCGCAAACAAGAGGAAGCAAAAAGAAGAAAGGAAACAAAAAAAGccaagataaataaaaaggaaacCCCTTTGAAGACTAAAAATTTAGCGTCAAATCAGAATGTTAAACAACATTGTGGCCAATGCGCCAATATCTTAAATAGTGACACTGAAGACGACGAAGATAAAAATGTGGGCTGTGATTTTTGCACGAAATGGTTTCATTTGAAGTGCACGGATTTTATTGGACTGACTTACGaagatgttaaaaataagCCATTCAAATGTAACACGTGCATTATTGataatgtatag